Proteins encoded within one genomic window of Candidatus Binatus sp.:
- a CDS encoding Fpg/Nei family DNA glycosylase, with product MPELPDITLYVEALSDRVIGRKLKRTIVRSPFLLRSASPPLSATDSRIVSDVRRIGKQIAIGLDNNLWLVLHLRIAGRLHWKPVDSKPGRKGALATFEFDNGALTFTEAGTQHRASLHVVEGDAGIQAMTAGGIEPLETDLAAFTEVLRSANHTLKRALTDPSLISGIGNAYSDEILHRAQLSPLAMTQKLTPQDIEKLYLATQATLGEWIDRLRSELAGAFPEKVTAFHPAMAVHGRYGELCPRCGAKVQRIRYASNETNYCAACQTGGRLLADRALSRLLHEDWPATLEELEKRKNR from the coding sequence ATGCCGGAATTGCCTGACATCACTCTCTACGTCGAAGCACTGAGCGACCGCGTTATCGGACGCAAGCTCAAGCGCACAATCGTCAGGAGTCCTTTTCTCCTGCGCTCTGCCAGCCCGCCGTTGTCGGCCACCGATAGCAGGATTGTTAGCGACGTGCGGCGCATTGGCAAGCAGATCGCGATTGGCCTGGACAACAACTTGTGGCTGGTGCTGCATCTGCGAATCGCGGGCCGGCTGCACTGGAAGCCGGTGGATTCGAAGCCGGGACGCAAAGGCGCCCTGGCTACGTTCGAGTTCGACAACGGCGCGTTGACGTTCACTGAAGCCGGTACTCAGCATCGCGCGTCGCTGCACGTGGTCGAAGGCGATGCGGGTATCCAGGCGATGACCGCGGGCGGCATCGAACCATTGGAGACGGACCTCGCCGCGTTCACAGAGGTATTGCGATCGGCCAACCATACACTTAAGCGCGCGCTTACCGACCCCAGTCTTATCAGCGGAATCGGCAACGCGTACTCCGACGAGATTCTGCATCGCGCGCAGCTATCGCCGCTTGCTATGACGCAAAAGCTCACTCCGCAGGATATCGAAAAGCTCTACCTCGCGACGCAGGCGACGCTCGGCGAATGGATCGATCGGTTGCGATCTGAGTTAGCCGGCGCATTTCCTGAAAAGGTCACGGCCTTTCACCCCGCGATGGCGGTGCACGGCCGTTACGGCGAGCTGTGTCCGCGATGCGGCGCGAAGGTGCAGCGCATCCGCTACGCCTCGAACGAGACCAACTATTGCGCCGCGTGCCAGACCGGCGGACGACTGCTCGCCGATCGCGCGCTTTCGCGGCTGCTGCACGAGGATTGGCCGGCCACGCTTGAAGAACTCGAGAAACGCAAGAATCGCTGA